tgcaggccaggtgaattggccatgctaaattgtccatagtgttaggtgcattagtcagagggaaatgggtctgggtgggttactcttcgaaggggcggtgtggactggttgggctgaagggcgtctctccacactgtacggaatctaataaatatacccatccagatgccttttaaatgttgtaattgtaccagcctccaccacttcctctggcagctcattccatacacgcaccaccctctgcgtgaaaaagttgccccttaggtctcttttatatctttcccctctcaccctaaacctatgccctctagatctggactccccgaccccagggaaaagattttgcctatttatcctatccatgcccctcatgattttataaacctctataaggtcacccctcaacctccgacgctccagggaaaacagccccagcctgttgagcctctccctgtagctcaaatcctccaaccctggcaacatccttgtaaatcttttctgaaccctttcaagtttcacaacatctttccaataggaaggagaccagaattgcacacaatattccaacagtggcatcaccaatgtcctgtacagccacaacatgacctcccaactcctgtactcaatactctgaccaataaaagaaagcataccaagcgccttcttcactatcctatccacctgcaactccattttcaaggagctatgaacctgcactccaaggtctctttgttcagcaacactccctaggaccttaccattaagtgtataagtcctgcttaaatgcagcacctcgcatatatctgaattaaactccatctgccacttctcagcccattggcccatctggtccagatcctgttgtaatctgaagtaaccctctttgttgtcaactacacctccaattttgatgtcatctgcaaacttactaactgtacctcttatgctcgcatccaaatcatttatgtaaatgacaaaaagtagaggacccagcactggtccttgtggcactccactggtcacaggcctccagtctgaaaaacaactctccatcaccaccctctgtcttctatctttgagccagttctgtatccaaatggctagttttccctatatcccatgagatctaaccttgctaatcagtctcccataaggaactttgtcgaacgccttactgaagtccatatagatcacatctactgctctgccttcatcaatcttctttgttacttcttcaaaaaactcaatcaagtttgtgagacatgatttcccacacacaaagccatgttgactatccctaatcagtccttgcctttccaaatacatgtacaacctgtccctcaggattccctccaacaacttacccaccaccgaggtcaggctcaccagtctatagttccctggcttgtctttaccacccttcttaaacagtggcaccacgtttgccaacctccagtcttccggcacctcacctgtgactatcgatgatacaaatatctcagcaagaggcccagcaatcacttctctggcttcccacagagttctcgggtacacctgatcaggtcctggggatttatccacctttaaccgtttcaagacatccagcacttcctcctctgtaatctggacattttgcaagatgtcaccatctatttccctacagtctatatcttccatgtccttttccacagtaaacactgatgcaaaatattcatttagtatctcccccatctcctgcggctccacacaaaggctgccttgctgatctttgaggggtcctattttctccctagttacccttttgtccttaatatatttgtaaaaaccctttggattctccttaattctatttgccaaagctatctcatgtcccctttttgccctcctgatttccctcttaagtatactcctactacctttatactcttctaaggattcacacgatctatcctgcctatatctgacatatgcttccttctttttcttaaccaaaccctcaatttctttagtcatccagcattccctatacctaccagccttccctttcaccctgacaggaatatactttctctggattcttgttatctcattcctgaaggcttcccattttccagccgtccctttacctgccaacatctgcctccaatcagctttcaaaagttcttgcctaataccatcaaaattggcctttctccagtttagaacttcaacttttagatctggtcaatccttttccatcactattttaaatctaatagaattatggtcactggcccccaaagtgctcccccactgacacctcagtcacctgccctgccttatttcccaagagtaggtcaagttttgcaccttctctagtaggtacatccacggactgaatcagaaagttgtcttgtacacacttaacaaattcctctccatctaaacctttaacactatagcagtaccagtcgatgtttggaaagttaaaatcccctaccataaataccctattattcttacagatagctgagatctccttacaaatttgtttctcaatttccctctgactattatatggtctataatacaatcccaataaggtgatcatccctttcttaatactcagttccactcaaataacttccctggatgtatttctgggaatatcctccctcagtacagctgtaatgctgtcccttatcaaaaacgccactcccccttctctcttgcctctctttctatcaaAGAGGGTTCAAAGAGGACTCTTAGCATCGTGAAAGGGAAGTGGATTTTTAACAGGAGTATTTATTTTGAGCACTTCCCGCTCACTCATGTGTTATTGGTGTCCCCCAGGCGACCAATCTGGAGGCCCAGGCTGGAGCTCAAATCCCACGTCAGGAATTGGCGGGTTCAATCGGGAGAACCTTGAACGATAACCGTCCAGAGAAGGCAGCCATCATTGTCACATGGCCTCTGTTTTCTGCTCCCGCTCCCACATGGCAAATCTGATCAATTCCAGCCGCCCTCCGAACGATCCCAGGCGTCAAGGCCTACAGGACAGAGATGGACCTGTTGAATCCGAGCCAAGCGCCAAGGTGTTCCCACACCATTttcgagcacttggcccacagcccTGGCATCGCACATGCACATTGAACTGTTTCTGAGAGTTTCCGCCTCTAAAATCCTGACATTTTCCCTCAGGAAAGGGGGCAGTTAGGGAGAGGGAGGAGCAATAAGGGCCAGGCCTATCCAGCGGCGCCTGCATCCTGCGAATGACGTCAAGACACGATGGCGGGATAGGCTTGAGGGCCTACTTCCTGTTTCCTCGCTGTCTCATgtagctctctcttcccccttcccccccccgccccccacaggTGAAGAAGGTGGTGCCGAGCGATTCGTTTTACTTCTCCATCGTCAGGGACCCTGTCCGGTTGGCTGAGTCCTCCTTCGCCTATTACCGCTTCTACTGCCCGGCCTTCAGTAATGCCAAGAGCCTGGATGAGTTTGTGGCCTCCCCCGAGCGTCACTACAGGGGCCTGGAGCCGAACAACCACTACGCCCGCAACGTCATGTGGTTCGACTTCGGGCACGACAACAACATGGAGGACGTGCCCGGTTACGTCGATGCCGTCCTCGCCCAGCTGGACCGAATCTTTGACCTGGTGCTGGTCGCTGAGTATTTCGACGAGTCGCTGATCCTCCTGAAGGAGGCGCTGTGCTGGGACCTGGAGGACGTGGCCTACTTCAAGCTGAACACCCGCTCCAACGACTCGGTCTTGCCTCTGAACGCCAGCTCGGTGGAGAGGCTGCGGGCCTGGAACCACCTAGACTGGAGACTCTACAGCCATTACAATGCCTCCCTCTGGCGGCGGATCTCCAGCTACGGCGCCCAGAGGATGGAGAGCGACGTGGCCCACCTGAAGGCCCTGAGCCACCGCCTGGCCTCCCGCTGTCTCGAAAGCAGCTGCCCCGGGCAGGTCTGCGACCCCAGTTTCATGCCCCACAGCTCCGGCAAGGCTAAGATCCAGGGCTACGTGCTGAAGGTCAACCTCAGCAGAGATGACCTGGAGCTCTGTCGGCGAATGGTACTCCCCGAGAAACAATACCTCGCCTACTTGCAGAGGAAGCAGCTCATCTCCAGGGGCCACAGACCCTAAGTGTtggggggtaggggaggggggagagaaatgGTGCCCAAAGTGGCCGCCGCCCCTTAGAGATGGTGTAATCTCTTGTTGAGAAGTAGGGACACAGGGAGGTAAGAGGGCGATTCACGTAAAATCCAGCCagtcatttttttttacaaaatgccACCAGGGTTTGGGGTGGGAAGGATTCTCACTTAGAGGCTTCATTGAGGCCTACTGCACAGAGAAAGGCCCTTTGCCCCATTGAGTCTACGCCAACCACTGAACTGTTCCCACCCCACTTTCTAGCAGATGGCCCAAAACCCCTCTCATCACGAAAGCACACTGAAATACGTCTGAAATGCTATTCCAGCGAGTAAACTATTCCATCGTGTCCATGGGGAATCTCCTGAGTTGAGCAGGGAGACTCCCTGTAACCTCACACATTTGTCCTTTCCCGGTGATGCCACAATGAAtacctcaggcagctcattccaaacctTAACCACTCACCGTTTTGCATTTTATTTCTCTGATTAGTGCTTTCATTTATCAGGTTAACTTCCACGCCCTGCGCATTCTCATTCTTTTCACAGataggaacagtttctccctatcctcCTAGTCCAGGCCCCCTCGTGGTTTTGAACGCCTCTGTTTACTCTCCTTTGGGCCTTTCTTTTCGAAAGGAAAGCAACTCTGACTCCTCTCGCCTACCTCAAATAAACttcctcattcctggaatcattctGGTGAATATCTTCCGTAATCCTTTCAAAGCCTTCCAAAAACCTGCTCCTGGAACTGGAGACAATAGCGCTCAACCGGTGTCTCTTGTAAGTTCGGTGTACCCTCTCTTTAGTTTCTGCGCTCTGTACTGCCAATACtaatgtcagaagtcacacaacaccaggttacaatccaacaggcTTGTTTGAGATCGCAACCTTTCTCACCACTTCTCCTTGATCAGGTGAACCTTTGTCAGCCACGCACCCACAGAGCATGGTTTCAAATACCATAAAGGTTGAGagattccctccccacccctgtcaGCGTTCCCAAAAGACCAtaccctctgtgactccctcgtcaggtccacgccctcccCCCACCGGCCCACACCCCACTGCTGGCACCTTCCCCcaccaccactcccctcacctccatccaacggatccttccacatccatcagaaactTACCTGTACCTctcccaatgtcatctactgcatccgttgcagccggtgtggtcccctctacatcggggagacaggacgccttcttgcggatcgtttcagagaacatctctgggacatccacacccaccaaccccactgccccgtggctgaacacttcaactccctctccaattccatcaaggacatgcagatcctgggcctcctccaccaccaaaccgttaccgcccgatgcctggaggaggaacgcctcatattccacttTGGGACCCTGTAGCCACACAGGATCCATGTGGATTTcagcagcttcctcatttcccctcccccccacattatGCCAGTCCCAAGTCTCCAACTCAGCACAACCCTCCGGAcccatccatcactgccccctctgacctatcatcttctccctcatcttcatctacctattataTTCTCAGGCAActatcccccagccccacccccctcccatttatatctCAACCCCTAGCCTACaatcctcattcctgacgaagggcttacgcccgaaacgtcgattctcccgctcctcggatgctgcctgacctgctgtgtttttccagcgccacactcccGACacattttcctggggtgggggagtccagaactagagggtgtaggtttgaggtgagaggggaaagatttaaaagggacctaaggggcaacgttttcacccagagggtggtacgtgtatggaatgagctgccagaggatgtggtggaggctggtacaattacagcacttaaaaggcatctggatgggtatatgaataggcagggtttggagggatatgggccgggtgctggcaggtaggactaggttaatttagttggaaatcacacaacaccaggttatagtccaacaggtttaattggaagcagtagctttcggagcactgctccttcaggtggctgtggagtagaagattgtagaatatctggtcggcatggacaagttggaccgaagggtctgtttccgtgctgtacatctctatgaatgtaCGATACAGAAAAATGTGTAAATATTTCGTTTTGGCTGGAATAATTTGGAAAACCAATGTGGGAAAATAAAGTATACCAGCCCTGAGTGGatgtgggaaacagagggtgcaGAGGCTTTATAAATTGTTGAAGATGGCAGGAAAGAATGCTTTACAAAATCCCACACTTTACATTTTGACGTGAAGGTGGCAGTGTTGGATCGGGGTGGACAAGGTTACAAGACACCAGGTTACAATCCTACAGGTTTACCGCACATACTCGTGTATAGGGTGAATtttgaagacttttttttaaaatctgaaattagGGGACGACTCATGCACGAGGTATTGTTCTCGAGGGGCTGAGTATTTATTTACAAAATAGAtaaaatgggaaatttaccttccagGCAGCTaacctggtccctggttctggaaggtTCCTTGTCATATGTTCAGGCCGTGGTAAAACGTGGATAACTGAAACCGACTCCGTGGATACGGCGGTCTGCCTGTATTGTTGTACCATTACAGTAATTCTGAAAACCTGGGGTGGACAGGTGGCGGGCTCAAAGACCCGGAATGGAGTGGACTGGCCAGCAGACTGGAGAGCCAGAGTGGAGCACAATGGGCAGGGACACTCACTCATAAATATTGATCTGTAACTGTAAAGAACTAGGGTCGACTTATACACGAGATATATAGAAAATACAAGCTATTTTGGCCAAAAATAAGAGGTCAGTTTATACGTGAGATCGACCTATACATGGTATAGGTCATGTATATCATCAATAGATCAATCTCATGTGTAAGTTGACCCCTAATGGTATTTCaactaggagaaggtgaggactgcagatgctggagatcagagtggagagtgtgttgctggaaaagtgcatcaggtcaggcagcatctgaggagcaggaggatcgacgtttcaggcataagcccttcatcaggaatgaggctggtgggcagggggctgagagataaatgggagggggtgggattggggagaggtagccgggaaagcgataggtggatggaggtgagggagaaggtgataggtcagtggggggGGAATGATGGACAGGAGAGGAGGGCGCTGTTGAGTTGAAGGCTTggcactgggataatgtggggggcggggggtaaatgaggaagctgtttaaatccacattgatcctgtgtagtTACAGCATCCCAAGGCAGAGTAtgaggcgtcgggtggtaagggttaggcggtggaggaggcccaggacctgtatatctttgatgaagtgggagggggagttgaagtattcagccacggggcggtggggttggtgggtgtggttggccccagagatgttccatgaaatgatccgcaagaaggcgtccagtctccccgatgtaggggggaccacattgggtgcaacagacacagtagatgacattgggagaggtacaggtaaacttctgtcagatgtggaaggatcccttggggcgtCGAACAGATGTGCGGGGATTGCTGTGGTTTCTgtcctcacattccaccccaccaaccaccgGAAACATCACATCATTCTCTGCCaattctgccacctacaaacggaccccaccaccagagatacatttccctccccaccctcagtGTTCCCTTCGCGACTCCCTCGTCTGTTCCATGCCCTCCATcagcccacaccactcccctcacctccgtgCCAGGTCCCCagcgatccttccacatccaacagaaatttccctgtacctctaccaacgtcatctactgcatctggtTGCACCCGGTATAGTCTCTTGGACATTGGGGAGgcaggacgccttcttgcagatcgtttcggagaacatctctgggacgccCGCACCCattaaccccaccgccccgtggctgaacacttcaactccccctcccactccatcaaggatatgcaggtccacact
The sequence above is a segment of the Chiloscyllium punctatum isolate Juve2018m chromosome 21, sChiPun1.3, whole genome shotgun sequence genome. Coding sequences within it:
- the LOC140492463 gene encoding galactose-3-O-sulfotransferase 2-like, which encodes MPNLCFLSRYPREVFRCRTQALQLSLFITIIASISFTLRSVYNFTTSRRSVEIPLEPPCVPKQNLVFLKTHKTASSTILNILYRYGEAHNLTFALPYYDHLSYPQRFKAEYVKRFTKKHLGEFNILCNHMRFNHPEVKKVVPSDSFYFSIVRDPVRLAESSFAYYRFYCPAFSNAKSLDEFVASPERHYRGLEPNNHYARNVMWFDFGHDNNMEDVPGYVDAVLAQLDRIFDLVLVAEYFDESLILLKEALCWDLEDVAYFKLNTRSNDSVLPLNASSVERLRAWNHLDWRLYSHYNASLWRRISSYGAQRMESDVAHLKALSHRLASRCLESSCPGQVCDPSFMPHSSGKAKIQGYVLKVNLSRDDLELCRRMVLPEKQYLAYLQRKQLISRGHRP